One Fimbriimonadia bacterium genomic window, GCCCTTGTCAAGCCTTGTAAGGGTGGTCTCGTGGTGCCCCGTCTCACGCGCACGATCGCCGCGTCCCGAGGGCTGGTTCCCCGCCTTCGCGGGGAAGACAATCCTGTATATGTGTGAATACAAGAGCCAATCCCGTCTTCCTCGCCTCGCGGGAAGACAGCGGGAGCGCAAGTGGTTTCGGTCACGTGGCATCGCCGTCCCGGCGATGCTCCATGTGCCCTCCGGCGAGGACGCCGGAGCCACACTGAGGCCTCCGGCGAGGACGCCGGAGCCACACTGAGCCCTCCGGCGAGGACGCCGGAGCCACACTGAGGCCTCCGAAGGGGAGCGGTGTCCCGTGGCGAATGGAGTGCCGTTCAGTCTCCCACGCGACGCACTGGAGGAACTCCCGAAGTGAAGTGCTGCTCGATGCTTCTACTGCTCGTTCTCATCGCACCTCTGAGCGCCCAGCCTCTACAGACCGCTGGCACCGCCGACCTCGATCTGGCCAGGTTGAAGGACTACAAGGCCCAGCGGTCATCGTCCAACGACCCCGACTTCGCCAGCAACTACGACAACCGCCCGTTGCAGCCGGGCGAGACGCGCGTGCTCTTGGACGTGGACGGCCCCGGCGCCATCACCCACGTCTGGATGACGCTGGACGGCAGCGAGTACGCCTGGCCACGATTGCTCCGACTGCGCATCTATTGGGACGGCGCCGAGCAGCCATCCGTGGACGTGCCGTTGGGAGACTTCTTCGCGGTGGGACACGGATTCGAGCGTAACGTGAAGTCGGCCATGGTCACGAACGTGTCGGAGGGTCGCGCGAAGAACTGCTATTGGCCGATGCCGTTCAAGCAGCACGCCAAGGTGACCGTTACGAACGAAGGTGCAGAGCGAATTGGGCTGTTCTACTTCCAGGTGGACTGGCGGAGCCTGAGTAACCTGCCAGATGACGTCGGCTACTTCCACGCCCGCTACACCCAGTACCAGCCCGGGCCGAAAGGGAAGAACCTAACCGTCTTGGAGACCACCGGACACGGTCATTACGTCGGCACGGTCATGTCGGTCGTCACCAATCACTTGGGATGGTTCGGCGAAGGCGACGACTACTGGTACGTAGACGGCGAGGAGAAGCCCAGTCTGGAAGGCACCGGCACCGAGGACTACTTCTCGGACGCATGGGGCTTCCGCGAGGACAACGCGCTGTATGCCGGAGTGCCCATCTACGAAGGGCACGGTATGGGCTCGCGCATCACGGCGTACCGCTGGCACATCGCCGACCCGGTGCCGTTCCAGAAATCGCTTCGTTTCGAGCTGGAGCACCGAGGGTGGGTGCACCGTGACGACTGGTCGGTGGTGGGCAGCTTCGAGGAGCGTGACGACTACTTCGCTCTGGTCGCCTTCTGGTACCAGCTACCGCCCGTGCCCGCGGGTGACATTCCGGTCGGGGCCGCCCGGCTTCCGTTCGGCAACGCGACGATCATTCAGCCCGAGGTCGCGCTGGACGCCGGCAACGTGGAGCTGAGCGGCGGCGAGGCAGTGGTGCAGACCCTCGGCTGGACGCGCAAGATCCTGTTCTTCCGCGGCAGAGAGGTGGGAGCGAAGGTGATCGTTCCGTTCGAGGTGGCTGAGGACGGCACCTACGAGATCACCCTCTCCATGGTGCACTCGTACGACTACGGGGACTATCGCGTGACGCTGGACGACGAGAAGGAGGGCTCGGGCCTGCCGCTTTACTCCGCCGACACGGTCACGGGCAAAGAACACCGCTTACCCAGAGTACAGCTTCGCAAAGGGGCGCACTGGCTCACTTTCACGGCCGCCGGCAAGAACGACCGGTCCTCGGGCTACTTTCTAGGCCTGGACGCGATCGTGCTCTCCCGTACCCCGGATCTACCCGTTTATCCGCCGAAGTAGGTCGGGACCGCGTCGGGCGCCGAGGTTGAATGGGATATAATGATCTTGTGGGTTACATAAGTCTCAACGGCGAGGCTTCCTGATGAGTTGCCCTGACGAACTGAACCCCTCAGCGCTGATGGAGATGCACGAGGCCGTGATCTCCTATCGGGAGGAGCACGGTGCCCCTCCGGACACCCCCAGCGTTCTCACGTCCGAGGACGTGTCGGATCAGGACTCCGCGGAACCTTTCTTTAGGGCTTCGCGCGCTGCGGCCATTCTCGATGCCTGTCCAGACGAATTCCACGCCCAGCTCGCACTGAGGGAGATCGGCATCCAGTTCCCTCGCTCGCTGGTTGTGTCGGTGCAGGAGTTGGAGACCGAGGCCGCGTTCCAGCAGGCGCAGGCCGCCATGCCCCCAGGGCCGGTGGTGGTCAAGCTTGCGCTGCCAAGGGTTCCTCATAAGTCCGACTTCGGCGGCGTTCGTTTC contains:
- a CDS encoding DUF2961 domain-containing protein, which encodes MLLLLVLIAPLSAQPLQTAGTADLDLARLKDYKAQRSSSNDPDFASNYDNRPLQPGETRVLLDVDGPGAITHVWMTLDGSEYAWPRLLRLRIYWDGAEQPSVDVPLGDFFAVGHGFERNVKSAMVTNVSEGRAKNCYWPMPFKQHAKVTVTNEGAERIGLFYFQVDWRSLSNLPDDVGYFHARYTQYQPGPKGKNLTVLETTGHGHYVGTVMSVVTNHLGWFGEGDDYWYVDGEEKPSLEGTGTEDYFSDAWGFREDNALYAGVPIYEGHGMGSRITAYRWHIADPVPFQKSLRFELEHRGWVHRDDWSVVGSFEERDDYFALVAFWYQLPPVPAGDIPVGAARLPFGNATIIQPEVALDAGNVELSGGEAVVQTLGWTRKILFFRGREVGAKVIVPFEVAEDGTYEITLSMVHSYDYGDYRVTLDDEKEGSGLPLYSADTVTGKEHRLPRVQLRKGAHWLTFTAAGKNDRSSGYFLGLDAIVLSRTPDLPVYPPK